The following are encoded together in the Oreochromis niloticus isolate F11D_XX linkage group LG12, O_niloticus_UMD_NMBU, whole genome shotgun sequence genome:
- the ankrd34bb gene encoding ankyrin repeat domain 34Bb, with product MDESTEVRTDGNSLLKAVYLCRLRLTRLLLEGGAYINESNEHGETPLMVACKTRYTDSQSVPQHKMVRYLLENGADPNIQDKTGKTALMHACLQQMGAEILSLLLSSGADPTLEDHAGLSALVYAVNSGNRDILSVLLDACKAKGKEVIIITTNKLPSGHQVTKQYLNVPPSPELEENLHYIPASCCMSPYEVQLRTPPQGSSATTSPQPGSPLRGLKDPQCLSLGHGLIRFQPCSPIQHLSPLRVPDVDKRPNFHQLHSEAWSKSPSLLLQQSQTSSLTEEPVEITPEEVLSFRVKGHPPAISRHQSIDVKDAKGLVKALEILSGNDNRGGGGRKGFGRKMSYDSAASSLYSVSHPNLLQDSLAFSHESRPADEDCLTQLNVSSLQNVVRRRNIGIGHYSSDSQLQQLSSRDRTSKSSGGAGSAVERHKLVTSRASNLSGSRESLESLVQRRATIGLERRGSGALLLDHIAHTRPGYLPRLNPHIPIPDIGVSSNSSCPLSGSTKTLNSVLIGSKPVLPCAPVFPKDLKAKKMLWRRHSMQSDQIKQLANFEKTFGH from the exons ATGGATGAGTCAACAGAGGTTCGAACAGATGGCAATTCCCTGTTGAAGGCTGTATATTTATGTCGGCTACGTCTGACTCGGCTGCTTCTGGAAGGAGGAGCCTACATTAATGAGAGTAATGAGCATGGTGAGACACCACTCATGGTAGCCTGCAAGACACGCTATACAGATTCACAGAGTGTACCCCAGCACAAGATGGTTCG GTATCTTCTTGAAAATGGTGCCGATCCAAACATCCAAGACAAGACTGGGAAAACGGCTCTAATGCATGCATGTCTTCAACAAATGGGGGCTGAAATTCTGTCACTTCTTCTTAGCAGCGGAGCTGATCCAACCCTGGAGGATCATGCAGGTTTATCTGCATTAGTTTATGCAGTTAATTCTGGTAACAGGGACATTCTCAGTGTACTCTTAGATGCCTGTAAAGCCAAGGGTAAGGAAGttatcatcatcaccaccaacAAACTGCCCTCTGGCCATCAGGTGACAAAGCAGTACCTTAATGTTCCTCCATCTCCTGAACTTGAAGAGAATCTGCATTACATACCAGCATCTTGCTGCATGTCGCCATATGAGGTCCAGCTACGAACTCCTCCTCAGGGGTCTTCAGCAACAACCTCTCCTCAACCTGGCAGCCCCCTTCGTGGCCTCAAGGATCCCCAGTGTTTAAGCTTAGGGCATGGCCTGATCAGATTTCAACCATGTTCACCAATCCAACATCTAAGTCCTCTACGCGTTCCCGATGTGGATAAGCGACCTAACTTCCATCAGCTACACTCAGAAGCCTGGTCCAAAAGTCCTTCCCTGTTACTCCAGCAGAGTCAGACATCCTCTCTGACTGAGGAACCAGTGGAAATTACTCCTGAGGAGGTGCTGTCTTTCAGAGTCAAAGGACATCCTCCTGCTATTTCACGGCACCAGAGCATTGATGTCAAAGATGCAAAAGGACTTGTGAAAGCATTAGAGATCTTATCGGGAAATGACAACAGGGGAGGTGGTGGAAGAAAAGGCTTTGGCAGAAAGATGTCATATGACAGTGCTGCAAGTTCATTATATTCTGTTTCACACCCAAATTTGCTTCAAGACAGTCTTGCCTTTTCCCATGAATCCAGACCTGCAGATGAAGACTGTCTTACACAGCTGAATGTTTCCAGTCTGCAAAATGTGGTGCGTCGGCGGAACATCGGTATTGGCCACTACAGTTCTGACTCTCAGTTGCAGCAActcagcagcagagacagaACCTCAAAGAGCAGTGGTGGTGCTGGATCAGCAGTGGAAAGACACAAGCTGGTCACCAGCAGAGCCTCCAATCTGTCAGGATCCAGGGAGTCCTTGGAGAGCTTGGTCCAGAGGCGAGCCACTATAGGGCTGGAGCGAAGAGGCTCAGGAGCTCTTCTTCTGGATCACATTGCCCACACACGCCCCGGATACCTGCCTCGTTTGAATCCTCACATTCCCATACCAGATATTGGGGTTAGCTCTAACTCTTCTTGCCCTTTGAGTGGAAGTACCAAGACACTGAACAGTGTTCTTATAGGCTCAAAACCTGTATTGCCCTGTGCACCTGTTTTCCCCAAGGATCTGAAAGCTAAGAAAATGTTGTGGAGGCGTCACTCAATGCAGAGTGACCAAATAAAACAACTTGCCAACTTTGAGAAAACTTTTGGgcactag